AAAGCATTTCTCTGCACTCAGGTTGCTGCTGTGGAGCTGATGATGTGGAAGCACCCGGCGAACAGAGGGTTTCTGTGGGAGTGTCGCAGGGGAAGAATCCCAAGGCAGCCTCGTCTTCCCAGAAGAGACACCCCTGCGAGAGTTGCGGGCCGGTCTTGAGGGACATTTTCCACTTGGTCGAGCAGCAGGGGACACAGCACAGCCAGAAACTGCTGAGGTGTGGGGCGTGCGCAAAACGGTTTTATTTCAGTGCAAAGTGTCACCAGCTTAAGGAGCAGCACGTGGTAGGGGAGCCCTTCAGAAGTCGTGTGGACAAGGCCTCATTCGTGAAGAGCGGCAGCACCCACCTGTCAGGGAAGACCTTGGCCTCTGAGCAGGGTGAGAGGGACTTCCTGCCCAGCTTGGGACATCAGCAGCCACAGCTTACTCATAAAGCGAAGGAGCCGAAGGAGGACCCCCAGTGGGAAGCATCTTCACAGAGCAGAATAAGTCTTGACCATCCAGGGAAATGCAGAAAGGCCTTTAACCCCAAACGCCTGCTTGTTCAGGACCAAGATGTCTATATTGCAAGGAAATGTTTtgtgtgcagtgaatgtggaaaaataTTCAGGTACAAATCCTCATTTGTTACTCACTGCCGAGTCCACACTGAAAAAAGTATTTATGTGCGTGACAAAGGTGGGAAAACCTTTAGTGGACGCTCAACCCTCAGCCAGCATCGAAAAATTGATACAAGTCAAAGGCAGTCCAAGTGCAGCAAATGTGGAAAATCCTTAAGCCACAAACCTGTCCTCGTTCATACCCAGGAACAACACAATGGCGAGAACAGTTCTGTGTGCGGTGAATGTACACTACCGTTTAGTCGTAGTTCAGTGTCCATGGAATATCAGAAAGTTCAAACGcaagaaaaaccttataagtgtaaGGACTGTGCAAAATCGTTTACCTCTCTCGCTGCCCTCAGTTATCATCAGAGCTCTCACACAGGAGAAAGACCTTATGGGTGCAGtgattgtgggaaatcttttatctCTAGGTCTGACCTCCGTTaccatcagagagttcacactggagaaaggcctcatgagtgcagtgaatgtgggaaatcttttatcaCCCGTACAGCTCTTCGTTaccatcagagagttcacactggagaaaggccttatgaatgtagtgaatgtgggaagtcctttacCCGAAGAAATAACCTCCTTATACACCTTAGAGTTCATTCAGGGTACAGGCCTTAtgagtgtggtgaatgtgggaaatcttttacctttAGTTCTAGCCTCCGTTATCATcatagagttcacactggagaaaggccttatgactGCAGCGAGTGTGGGAAATCCTTTAACAATAGGTGGACACTTGTTAGACACCAGAggattcacacaggagaaaagccttacgTTTGCAGCAATTGTGGcaaatcttttacttgtagtTCCACACTTCAGTATCATGAGCGAGGCCACCTTGGGAAAAGGCcctatgagtgcagtgaatgtgggagaTCTTTTACTACTAGCTCTGCCCTCCGTTATCATCAGAGTGTTCACAcgggagaaaggccttatgagtgcagtgaatgtgggaaatcttttatctCCAGATCTGACTTCCAGTATCATCAGAAAACTCACtcaggagaaaggccttatgagtgtaatgaatgtggaaaatccTTTATTCGAAGAAATAACCTCATTTTACACCAGAGAGTACACACGGGAGAAAGaccttatgagtgtagtgaatgtgggaaatcttttaacaATAAGTCGACACTGATTCAACACCggagagttcacacaggagaaaaaccttatgtgtGCACTGAATGTGGAAAATCCTTTACTTCTAGCTCCACCCTCTCCTATCATCTGAGAACTCATGCGGGAAAAAGGCCTTATgcatgtagtgaatgtgggaaatcattTACATCTAGTTCCACCCTCAATTaccatcagagagttcacacaggagaaaggccttataaatgcagtcaatgtggaaaatcttttacttTTAGTTCGAGCCTCCGTTATCatcacagagttcacactggagagaggccatatgagtgcagtgaatgtgggaaaacttttaAGGATAGGTCACAATTCACTAAACACCAGAGAGGTCACACTGGAGAGAGACCTTATgagtgtaatgaatgtgggaaatcttttagccaCAAATCTTCCCTCTCAATACACCAGAAAATTCATAATAGAGAAAGGTCTTATAAGTGTGGCGAGTGTGGTAAATCTTTTACCTCTACCTCTGGTCTTGGTTATCATCGGAGACTTCACAGGGGAGAAAGGCCATATCAGTGCattgaatgtgggaagtcttttaccAGTAGCTCGATACTTGTTcgacaccagagagttcacacaggagaaaggccttatgagtgtagtgaatgtgggaaatgtttTGCCAGTAGTGACACACTTTCTTatcaccagagagttcacacaggaaAAAAGCCTTACAAATGCAGTCAGTGTGGAAAATCTTTTGCCTCTGGTTCCACCCTCcgttatcatcagagagttcacacaggagaaaggccttatgagtgcagtgaatgtgggaaatcttttatctGTAGTTCCAAACTTCGTTATCATCATCGAGTTCACACTGGTGAAAGGCCTtatgaatgcagtgaatgtggaaaactGTTTAGGGATAGTTCCCAATTCAGTCAACACCGGAgaggtcacactggagaaagACCTTATGAgtgcaatgaatgtgggaaacTTTTTATACGAAAATCTACACTCTCtcaacatcagagagttcacgTGAGGGAAAGGCCTTAGAAGTGCTAGACGGGCAATTTTCTGTTCAGTGTAAAAGCCCTGGAGGAAATTCTTTCAGAACTCATTTGTGTAAATTGAGACCCATACGTCTGAATATGTACAGTGGATAGATTCCCTGTAAGTTGCATTTATGAGAAGCCTGTGTAAATACGTTACACTCTCTGATTGGCCGGGGCTCTTCCTAGGTTTATGTGGCTAAAGATCTTTAACCTTTCCCACTGGCATGTCCTTAGAATTTTTGCAATAGTCAATGGCCTAATGTGTTCAGGGAAGCTGACCTCTGGTTTCATATATTGTAGAAATCTAGGAATAACCAAACCCTCAGTGGTCAGCTTTCCCTTTATGACTAATTTGGACATGGATTTCCGTGAATGTCCTGACTTCTGCTTCAAGCTTACAGAGAAATGACTGCCGGTTCCAGGGATGTGTTGGTCTCACATGACACTTGTGATGGAATTTACCGGCTTCCAGTTCATGGATTTGGAAGTGCCTATTGCTCATTGCTTTGCCTTGTGAAATAGTCGAGGCCttatgttttctttgttgttattcCTCAACGGAGAGTATTTTTTCTATtggattttagagaaagtggaagggaaggtgagagacagaaacatcagtgtgagacagATTGGATGGGTTGACTCCCACACATATTCCAATCAGGTGCCAGGGACTAAActtacaacccaggtacatgccgttgactaGGATCAACCTGCGATAATTCAGTATgtgggcccatgctctaaccattgagtcaTACCTGCAAGGGGAAAAAGACATATTTAATATGGGAAACCAAAATCAGGGAATTATGCTCTCCTCTCTTTTTATGTCTAAAATGTTCTTTGGGTAAACATAAAGTTAGGAAAACTTAGAGATGATTTCTATTTAATTAAAGTGCTAACATCCTCATAAAGTTTTGTAGAATGCAGACATGTCTCAACAGCtcataaaataattgaattagaCCAAAATCATCAACCAATTACTTCAACCAAATATATTCAATGACAGCCAGCAGAGTAGACAAAATTTCAATGGGTAAAAATGATATTGGATGAAAAACCTTTTAACAGTTAAACTCACTATGCAACGTTCACAACACAAAAATGACACTGATACTTCATAGCATCTGTGCCTAAAGCAATCAAAAAGTCTAAGCTCTGCCTGTGCACCAGTGTGGCTAGAATCAAGGAGGATTTGATCTAATGCCTTTGGCTCCAACTACATATTTATTGCAAACAAAGGAGTACAAGTTAAGGACATCAAAGGTGTGCCATACACTCGTTCCGGGAAGACAAGTGTTTGGTTCCAGAACAACTGTAATAAAGCCAGTCACACAGGTTTAATGGTTCACCGTGCACATAAAAATTACGTTTACACTCTACATCACTGTAGTCTGTGAAAAGTGCGATACCATTGTTTTCAAACAATAATGTAcataatttaagaaaacatttgtgTTGTCCAAGCCAGCGTGGTACAGtggtttgagcatcgacctatgcaccagaaaggtagcaggtttgattccaggtcaaggtcaggtacctgggttgcaggttccatccccagtcgcCAATGAGGCGTTTGGGGGAAGCAATCCCTATGTCTCATGCTGATGgtcctctcttttttccctcctcccAACCTTCCACTctcaaaaccaatggaaaaaatatcatccagtgaggatttttttttttattatgagaaATACTAAAGCAAAGTATGCCAGGAGTAGAAAAATGTCAAAACATTTCCCAGATATTATAAAAACCTTACTCCATTGTGGGTCGACTCACAGCCCTGGTCACTTGCACCTGGCAATGATACAACTCTtacaattcaacaaaaggaagataattcaattaaaaaaaaaatgggcaaggaacctaaatagacatttatcCCAAGATGATGTACAGATGACcgatatcttatataataaaaagctaatacgcaaatagactgaatggcagaacaatgGGTCACCATGATGGgagctgactaccagggggcgcaTGCCGAgcatggcaggcgttggctgcggcgggatggtggagcaggtgagcagttgtGCCAGACCAAGATGGGGCGCTGGTCATGcgcatcagggcgagcctctggtggttactgaaaattctttgctcctgcacgccaCGGCCCCCTTGCAgccactgctggccccaatcgcctctgagggcttctccatcttcccctgctcctgaagggcgaTCGGGCCCATCGGCTGCTGTTCGCAACCGCAGCTGGCaatggccccacttgcacctgctgccagtgccacctGCAGGTGTGAGCGAGGCTGGCAGCAGGAGTGGGACTGCAGCgggaagggctgggcaggggcacggagaatgggctgagacctggtcctgtgcccactgcagcctcatggcccacagttccttttaaggtgcacagatttgtgcactggggccctAGTATGTACATGAAAAAGTGGTCCAGGTCAATATAATGAAGTATTACCTCACACCTACTAGACTGGCCGCTTTGAATAAATCagaacaagtgctggtgaggagacAGACAAGAGGGACCTTGGTgctctgctgctgggaatgcacaCGGTGCAGTCATGTGGAAGGAGGATGGAGTTCCttcaaagaaactaaaaatggaactgctgtttcACCCAGCAATCCTATTTCTGGGGATGCTTCCTAAGAACCCTGAAACataggaaagaatatatgcacctctgtgTTCATCGCAGCAgcatttacaatagttaagatctggaagcagcccaagtgcccaccagtggATGAGTGAGTTAGAAAGCTGTGatgtatttacacaatggaatacgatGGGGCTGTGAAACAGATCTCTTCCCAGCATAGACGGACCTGGAGATTATGATGCTCAGAGAAATAAGCAGTTAAAGGCAAATGTCACATGATCTTGCTTATCTGTGGGATCTGATGAACAAACTGAGGCACAGTTCGACATCTTAGAATAAGGGTGCGGGTAGaggtggggcagggtggagggtcTACAGGGGTGTATGGGAGACATCTGTTATGCTgtcaacaataacaaataaaatataaaaatagtctCCAGCACACGGCTTCTGGCACAGTGATTATAGGCCTGCTCTGACACTCCAGGGAAGCTCCTGGAATAAGATCATTTTTCaggtgtgttttttggggggaacaTCTTCCAGTTGTAGTAAAATCTCTTGCCCTGgatgctcagtggatagagcatcggcctgcagactgaagggtcccgggttcgattctggtcaagggcacatgcccaggttgtgggcgccacccccagtgggaggtgttcaggaggcagccggtcaatggttctctcatcatcgatgtttctctcccccgctccctcactgaaatcaataaaaatgtgttttttaaaactctttctcctttcccttaaATTTAAGCTCTTAAATTCCTCAGGATTCCATACCTGTTCTTCCTGGGTGctgctgtttttatattttcacacCTGTCTCCTGTAATTTACtgaaacttaaaatatttctttttaatctacTGGCTACTCCTTCCACAAAGGCTTTGCACAGCCTGCCTGAGAACACCCTTCCATATTCACTGACGTATAACAAAATGAAGTGAGAATCTGAAGCAGATATAATTAGCAAAGtccccctcctgcaccctccctcttaAGCCTGATCCCTCTCCATAGAGAAACGCTGGTATCAGCCTCATATTGTCAAGTGAATTACTTTGTCAATGAACAGTAAGCTGTGAAGTGAGCCTCACACCCGTGTCTGTGTGACTGGGACCACGACTCCTTGGTGCCTGCTCTGTTGTGTCTCCTCAAACCCCACAGTGagcctagccagtttgcctcagtggataagagcgttggcccatggactgaagggtcccaggttcgattctgtcaagggcacatgctcgggttgcaggctcgatcccctgtcgggggcatgcaggaggcagctgatcaatgattctcattattgatgtttctcgccctctccctttccctctgaagtcaataaaaatatatattaaaaagcaaacacctggccctagctggtttggctcagtggatagagcatcgtcctgcacactgaaaggtcccaggttcgattccggtcaagggcgtgtaccttggttgcaggcacatccccagtaggaggtgtgcaggaggcagctgaccgatgtttctaactctctatccctctcccttcctctctgtgaaaaattagtattttaaaaaattatttttaaaaaagcaaacatgccgaagccggtttggctcagtggatagagcgtcggcctgcggactgaagggtcccaggttcgattccggtcaagggcatgtgcctgggttgcgggcacatccccagtaggagatgtgcaggaggcggctgatcgatgtttctctctcatcgatgtttctaactctctatctctctcccttcctctctgtatagaATCAAtagagtatattaaaaaaaaaaataagcaaacatctGCACAGCAACCCAAAGGCCACAAGTAGGACAAAGCCAGACGCCCTGCCCTCACTCGGGGAAATGTCAGGGAAATGCTTTCATCCTGATCTATCATTGCCTCAGCTCCGCGCACTgtcttctgggtaatgtagttccCAGCGCTCTAGAGGCCACAGAGCTCTCCATTGCGAGTTACTAGGATTTTTGCCCCTGGATGGATTCTGTAAAGTGATGCTGTTCTCTGGAGGAACGGGCTTGCTCTTGGTTAATTTAACTACAGAACAAAACTCCCTTCTGACCCCACCAACCTGGAGACTGGTTACGGGTTCAGCACCACAAGGCTGTGCACGCCCCTCCCCTAAGATGTGTTACGAGTCCAGTTGTTATCCGTGCTTCGGAACGATTCTGAATATACCCTTCAATTTCGCTCATGGGTTGCTTTCCATTTCTGAATCAAAGACAATTAGATATTCAAATTTACTCCACtggatttttctccttatttttaaaatatttcttattggttttagaggggggagggatagaagcatcaatgatttaattgcttttagagagagaaaaagggagggggggagatagaaacatctgtgagacAGAAACAGTCTTCCTTGCCACTTACTGGGGAGCCAGCTGAGCCCGGGGCAGGCACCCTGACCAGAACGGAACTGGGGGTCTCTTGATGCATGGGACCTGACTCAGCCAACCGAGCCACACGGTAAGGGCACTGCAGGCTCATTTAAAGATACACGTTTTTATTcacttcagaaagaggaagggagagggggagaagcatcagtgatgacggaatcatggatccgctgcctcctcctgggcatggagcccgcaacccgaccATGTCCTTGACCTCCTGTAACTCAAGGGTCCAAGCtcgaccactgagtcacaccagctgggcacaacAGGCTCCTTTTTGAACAGAAAACCACAGGCACCAAATGGCATTCCTCTCTTTTGGTTTTTTCCGAGGATAATTCGCTTTTTCATGAGAACAACGTGTGTAAATGACAGAAGGCCGCTGCCGTGCAGAGACGGTGGCCGAGACCACCCCGCGAAAGCATTCTGAccaaggaagggatggagggacaCAGGGCTGTGAGCTGGCGACCCAGGCTGCGGCCATGGACCCGCGGGCACCTCTTGAACAGTGTAGCGGATTGAGAGCACAGAGGCAGGAAGTCTGGGTTAGTCCTTGGTTGCATAAAACCTCTGAATGAATTCATTGCAGGTATCAAACGCACACGCTGTAGCCGGAAtgggtttggatcagtggatagagcgtcggcctgcagactaaagggtcccaggttcgattccggtcaagcgcatgtaccttggttgggggctcatccccagtggggaatgtgcaggaggcagctgatcgatgtttctcatcgatgtttctagctctctatccctctcccttcctctctataaaaaaaatcaataaaatatatatattttttaaaagcacacgcTGTAAACCAGTACAGCATTGAcaccagcctctctctctcccaccgtTAGCTGCGGCCACCACGTGCTAACAGAAGGTCCACTTCCCGAACCAAGCTCGCTCCAGGGCGCACTCTGCCCTCTCGCCCGCCCGTTGTCCATCGGGCCTGAATCTCTCTCCAGCagttcttgggggggggggggtgaggggggcagccCTTGGGGACCCAGATGAGAGCGCTAGGGTTTGGACAGGGCCCCTGTCCATCTGCCAGAGCGCTCAgcagggtgggggcggagggagggcacTGGGGGGCTGCTGACTCAGTTTACACTTTGGTTCCTAATGCATTAaggagcggggagggaggcagtAGCATGGGAGGTGCGTGGTCATCTGGCTTTGGGTCCCGGGATCTCCCAATATTtgcgcccggccccgcccccttccgGGCACCAGGTAAGCGTCCCCTGAGAAAGTCACTACATagggccagcggggggggggggggggggggggggggagtcctaCTGACGGCTTTAGACAAGCAAGGGCGTGGGCTCCGGACAACCGGTGGACAGACAGACGGACGCACAGGCAGACTCCAGGACTTCCTCGTTGGGGAGGTGGCCGTCGCCGCCCCTCACCCGGCTGCCCTTCACTTGGCCACTCCGGATGCTCTCTGGCCCTGgcgccaccccaccccctgggagCAGCCACTCCCTGCGGGAGAGCATCTCCtacagccagcagggccttggcTTGTGCTTCTctcactggttggctgcctcctgcaggccccacacacgggactgagcccacaatggGCCAAGTGCCTTTTCCTGGAATAGAACCGTGGCCAACTGGTTCATGGATTGTCACTCAGATACTGAGCAACCCAGGCCGGGCAAgttctatttgttgttgttgttgtttgtttttaacactaCAAATCAACTGTGGCCAGGTAAGTCACATAGAGTGTCAACCTGATAGACCAATATTGTGGTTtagatctctggtcagggcacacacaagcatcaaacaatgaaaatataaagaaatggaaccacaaattgatgtttctctctttcactctctcacactctctctaaagtaaataaataaaaatttagcttTGGCCGAGgacctcagttggttagaatcaAG
This is a stretch of genomic DNA from Myotis daubentonii chromosome 15, mMyoDau2.1, whole genome shotgun sequence. It encodes these proteins:
- the LOC132216408 gene encoding zinc finger protein 271-like yields the protein MAAAARRRPAEAGVTLEDVAVRFSREEWRLVDETQRRLYLHVMLENFALVSSLGCCCGADDVEAPGEQRVSVGVSQGKNPKAASSSQKRHPCESCGPVLRDIFHLVEQQGTQHSQKLLRCGACAKRFYFSAKCHQLKEQHVVGEPFRSRVDKASFVKSGSTHLSGKTLASEQGERDFLPSLGHQQPQLTHKAKEPKEDPQWEASSQSRISLDHPGKCRKAFNPKRLLVQDQDVYIARKCFVCSECGKIFRYKSSFVTHCRVHTEKSIYVRDKGGKTFSGRSTLSQHRKIDTSQRQSKCSKCGKSLSHKPVLVHTQEQHNGENSSVCGECTLPFSRSSVSMEYQKVQTQEKPYKCKDCAKSFTSLAALSYHQSSHTGERPYGCSDCGKSFISRSDLRYHQRVHTGERPHECSECGKSFITRTALRYHQRVHTGERPYECSECGKSFTRRNNLLIHLRVHSGYRPYECGECGKSFTFSSSLRYHHRVHTGERPYDCSECGKSFNNRWTLVRHQRIHTGEKPYVCSNCGKSFTCSSTLQYHERGHLGKRPYECSECGRSFTTSSALRYHQSVHTGERPYECSECGKSFISRSDFQYHQKTHSGERPYECNECGKSFIRRNNLILHQRVHTGERPYECSECGKSFNNKSTLIQHRRVHTGEKPYVCTECGKSFTSSSTLSYHLRTHAGKRPYACSECGKSFTSSSTLNYHQRVHTGERPYKCSQCGKSFTFSSSLRYHHRVHTGERPYECSECGKTFKDRSQFTKHQRGHTGERPYECNECGKSFSHKSSLSIHQKIHNRERSYKCGECGKSFTSTSGLGYHRRLHRGERPYQCIECGKSFTSSSILVRHQRVHTGERPYECSECGKCFASSDTLSYHQRVHTGKKPYKCSQCGKSFASGSTLRYHQRVHTGERPYECSECGKSFICSSKLRYHHRVHTGERPYECSECGKLFRDSSQFSQHRRGHTGERPYECNECGKLFIRKSTLSQHQRVHVRERP